From the Phoenix dactylifera cultivar Barhee BC4 unplaced genomic scaffold, palm_55x_up_171113_PBpolish2nd_filt_p 001533F, whole genome shotgun sequence genome, the window ACTATTTTATGATCATATGAAGATAATGTTTTGGGAGAAGCAATATTGTGGCTCGGACAATGTTGTGCTTgctattcttatattttgataaGCATGACACTATATATAGATGCTTAATACTTATTACTTGGGCCTTTTGTTATGTAATATTAACTTTCTCatttttttgttgattttgCTGTTTTACAAAGCCTTTGAGTAAATACATCCACTTGCATCAGTCACCAGAATGCCTCAAAAATATCTTGGTAGACAGTAGTATTATCCCACAACTTCAAGCTAATATAGCCTGTCATATAGGAAGCCATCCAGTCTGCCACCCTGTTAGCCTTTCTGGAAACATGCTTGACAATTCATGAGGCGATACTCAATTTAATTCACCAAATATCTATCACAAGGAAAGAATAGGCCTCTAATCTTGTACTTCTGAGGTAATCTAggagatgattattctagagtCCCCTTCAATAAATATGATCTGCATTTAAGATTGTAATGGCATATACCAAACCCTCTCATGCAATCCTCATTTTATCTAATGGGATTGTTGTATCAAAGAGAGAAGAGACGCCACTACAACAAATGTTAACTTAGAGTTCCGAATGACAAATCGAGCTCCACCCGTTGTAACCtattcatcatattttctctgAAACTGTTAAAACCATTCTTAAATCTGTAAACTTTTTACAAATGTTTTATAATGTTTCTGCCACTATTTTCACAATGTCAAGCATACTCTTCCTATCCCTTGCTAGATAATATAATATACATATACGTTCAATTATTTTGGATTCCAACTCAACATTTGtctaaaacatttttttttgctctGTTTGACCAATTTTGATGTTTGACTTTCTTTATATTTGAGACTAAATGTCTTATTTATAGAAAGTTACCCCTGCATGCATTCACTTCCTAATTTGTCTTAGCCAATTTTTAATCTGTCATAACTACTAATTATTACATCATAGAAACCTATATTTGGCACATCACATGGGGAAAAAGGCTAGTTAGTACTATAGATAGATTGGTTGTTTGAAAATACAAGAAATGTtgaaaaccaaatataagttggtTGGCAGCATGTTATATTTCACTAAATCCGACCATTTTTGTATTTGAACCTAAATCACATATGCAATATTTGAAACAGAATTGAAGATAAGGTTATAAACACATTTATAGAACTTTTACAATAATTAGGTATAAAGTTAGGCTTGAATTAAATTTATATATCTATTCATTTGATTCAGAGTTTTACTGGGTGTGGTAGTTTAGGCATAGGAACGAGGGTGATACAAAAGGAGCAAGACGAGAGTTTAACacatcttttacttgatttttaATATTACATATATTGTATTTTAAAATAACTTAATCCTTCATTATGTGCTAAACCTATTtcacattttttttcaatttcttcTACAAAGAGAATGATGTAGCAGATATGAAAAATGCTTTTCAAGTAAACATGGATCATATTAGGATGCCTATTGCCTAGTTGTATATTGTTCCCGCAATAACCAGGTAAACAAAAGTCTTATAAATTTTGCAcaatttttaaatatgttatatatatttcttaaaaatgttgtatttgattacattttgtaacccaaattagttggcaggaaaagaacaaaaaaatcaatatttttttttcattaaaattttttagTCTTACTTCATCCAATCCAATTACAAACCTAGTATAGAAAGAAGTATAATGTAGATGGGAGAGAGAGATGGTTTCTACCCGGCATTAATTTTACTAGAAATTTTATGCAACGGAAGAAAACCGATGTACTAGAATTAACTAACTTAAGCTTAGTTTATTTGCATGCCTGATGTTGTTTGTTTATTTCTgatccttttatttttaattgcttATGTATTTGATTATCTCTTCAATTTTTTTGATACATAATCATCTCTTCATTCATGGATAGAAGTCATAGCTGTTTATATCTTTTCtcatattcattattttttgcTGGTGTAAAGTTGTAGCCATTTATATTTTTCCTCACATTTATTATGCCAAGGAATTTAGCTCTTATTTAAAAATAGGTTTCCTTTCTCTTGTTCCAACAAAAGGAGGTGTACAAGGTTGGGCGGGGTTTGCAAATTGGATCCGATGCCCGGTCTTTTTCTCGTGCAGGTACTCGTAAAGTGCCAGGCCATGGTCCATCATTGATGAAGGCTTGGGGTATTGGAGAGATTGCACAAGTGGCTATTGTACAGGGGATACAAAACAGAACATTGCAATTCCTTCATCTTGGTTTCTAGGGTCGAGCAAATCCCTTGTGATTGAGCTTATACCGAAGGATATTCGaatgccaccaaggtggtagcctggtGGTAAAGGGGCTTGGACTCCACCCGAGTTGTCCagattcgaaacgcgcgggcgtcgattaaatcagTGAACTGCATGCCCTACGCCCGGATGGCTCTGTGTggatatgctttccttccattAGTACTGAGGTGGCGCTGAGATGACGTATTCATACGTGGATGGCCCAGTGGGGCTTTCCACAGATTGGGGAGGACATGCGGAAACTTGCGACTCACATCGAACATTTTTTGGTAGAAAGGGGGCCCAATGGGTGCTGCTAGTTtctgcccctcctcctttttttttggtgataaaAGCGGCTACTCATTTTATATAattctaacgtgagtacaaccAGCCATATTACGGAAAAGTAAAAGATACAAAGGATGAGGGACATCTGATGCCTCTGTCCAGAGAAAATCTACGGAGTGCCGGGCAACAAAGGAGGCGATCCAGTCTGCTGGACTGTTCGCCTCCCTAAACACGTGTCCAATCTGAAAATCACCCATCAACTGGATCATCCTACGGGTCTCCCGGATGAGAGGATGACCATCCCCAAACCGATCCACCCCTCGGAGCCAGTCAATAACCACTGATGAGTCTCCCTCGAGGCAGACCCGTTCCACACCCAGTATctgccacacataagatatgCCCTCCCAAGCAGCCCATAGCTCTGCTCCGACCACTATAAGTCCTGGCGTACGTCTCATTCCTACTGCTATCATCCTACCAAGATGGTTcctgatcacaaatccaacGCCTCCAGTCACACCATCCAAAGACCGACTACCGTCGAAGTTTACTTTGAGatagccaaggggtgggggtacccaaaaAACATGGGCAAACCGAGGCGTTAAAGCAGCGTAAggagtaccccagatgtccctggcaATCCCAGAAGAAAGTCCAACGGAAGCCGCAATAACCTCCATCGCGTATAGCAAcgctctgtccaccaccatcctcggaaGCGATCTCCTCCCCTCAAACAGACTGGCATTCTTGTCCAACCAGATGTAGTAGGACAAGTATGCCACAAAAATCCCTGCCTCGGCAAATCTGGGCCTCCGCATGGAAACTCTCAGCAACTGAATCATATCCTGCACAGAAACCACCGAGTCAGGTAATGGGACCAGTGACCTCCTCCATATCGCTCGGGCTCTAGGACACTGCAAAAGGACATGCTCGGTCGTCTCCTCGATATCAACACACTCCTCACAGCACTGAGACACCATCATACCACGTCGAACTAACAAGCTCCTGGTTGGAAGGCAGCCCCAGGCCACCTTTCAGATGAATAGCGCCACCCGGGGATGAATCCGCAACCTCCATatccaaccaacctcaatctggCGAACTGGCTCCGACCTGATTAAGGCATGAAGATCTCTAGCTTGAATCCGCGACCGTCCCGACAGCAACCACACTGTCTGTCAGCCCCTCCCCCAGAGGAAACTGGAAGAGACAAAACCGACTCCGCCAACTGCTCCCCAAAAACCTCCCGGATCAACTCCTCCCTCCACCGTCCCCCCTCTAAAGTCAACAACTCATTGACTCTGCAGCCCGCTAATCTCGCCGAATCCACCATGGTCGGCAAGCGACAAATAGGCAACTCCGTCGCCCAGCTGTCCTCCAGCACATCAATAGAACGACCGTCACCTATGATCCATCTGATCTCCGAAAGCACCACTATGGCTCTagcacacatctccctccagACCGGAGAGTGGTGCCGACCAACTCGCACCCTGGGGACCAAGgcgccatacttggccctcatcaatgAGGACCACATACTCTCGGGCTCGAGTACAAATCTCACCGCATGTCTAGCCGCTAAGGCCTTCCGCCTCGCTACGagggactgcacccccaaaccTCCAAGACTAGTCAGCAGGCACACAACATCCCAAGCCATCAAGTGGACCCCACCCCTACTACTGCACCTTCCCCAGATAAAATTCCTGAATAACTGCTCCAGGGACCTTAGAACTATAACTGGAATAATGGCATTGGTAAGCAGGTATATAGGAACTGAGGTAAGAACTGAACGAACCAGAGTGATCCTACCCATCATAGATAGTGAATGCATCTGCCAACCCTCCAATCTGCGCCTGATACTGAGCTTCAGGAAAGTACAATCCCTACGCCGTAACCGCTGGCCCGAAAGTGGGACCCCCAAGTATGTCATCATACCCTCCTGCGCTCCCACTCCCAGGATCTCCAATATAGAGGGCCTCACCGCCTCCTTAGTCTTCGGGCTAAAAGTAACAGCTGACTTGGTCAGATTGACCCGCTATCCCGAAACTACACAGTAATCCCGAAGAATCTGACAAATAACCCGGGCCACCTGACGCGACGACCTGGCAAGAAGCAAACAGTCATCAGCAAAAAGCAAGTGGGAGATCGAGGTAGCCCCCACCATCGGTCTGTAAACCTCCATCTCCTGAGCagccactgcctgctgtagggATCTAGACAATGCATCTGCACAGAGAATGAATAATAGAGGGGATAGGGGGCAACCCTGACGTAGCCCCCCTAATGACACAAAGAAGTGGGACGGTGAGCCATTCACCAAGATAGCAAAAGAGGGAGCACGGACACAGCCCATCACCCACCTGATCCAAGTCTCATGAAATCCGAACACCTGCAAGGACTGCTGCAAAAAATCCCACCTCACCCTATCataggccctctccatatcaagcttgatCCCATCAAACTCTTTCTCATCGGAGCCCTACCGagatcaaacataaactcctgGGCCATCAACACATTGTCAGATATACTCCGCCCCTCCAAAAAAGCTCCCTGCTCCGGGCTGATAAGCCTAGAAAGAACCTCCCTCAACCTAACGGCAAGAATCCTCGCTATAGCCTTGTACAAGGTCGTACAAAGGCTAATCAGACGAAAGTGACTCGGCTCCGTAGCATCCTGCCGCTTCAGTTTCAAGGTGATGAAAGTTCTCTGCCAGTCTGCTGCCATCACTGCTGTGCTGAAGAACTGCTGTATGGCTGTCGTCACATCTCGCCCAACTATCATCCAGTATCTCTGAAAAAACAAGGGTGGGAAGCCATCCGGCCCTGGGGCCTTGTCCCTCTTAAGGGACCTCACCGCGTCTCTGATCTCCCTCTCCGACACCGATCTGATCAATGCTGCTGTCTCCTCCTCTAACACCCCGCCCACAGGCGAAGGTATAACTGCTAGACTCCCATCAGTAGACTGCTCTGTCCACCTGGCCCTAAAAAAGCTCTCCATAATCCTCTGAATCATCTCCGGGTCCTCCGACAGCTGCCCCTCCTCATCCCGGAGGACTCTGATCATGTTCTGGTGCCTCCTGATAACTGTCGCCTGGTGAAAAAACCTAGTGTTTCTATCCCCCTCCACAATCCACTGTATCCTCAATTTCTGTCTCCAGAATGTCTCCTGTTGTCTAAGGAGACCGTCATGCAAAGCCAATAAAGATCTAAGGTCCCCCAACTCCTCATCCGCTAGGCCCCCCCTCTGGTCCTCCTGGGTCTGTAACCTGGCTATAGCCTCCTCTGACTCCTCTATCCTCCTGAAAATATCTCTCACCTCCTCACGATTCCACCTCCTCAATCGTCTCCTCATTAACTCCAATCTACGGGACACCCGATACATAGCATCTCCTCTCACTGGTGCACTCCATGCCTCCCTCACCATCTCCCACGACCGCGGATAACAGAGCCAAATTTTCTCAAATCTGAAGGAGGAATGAACTGGAATATAAGAATCTGTACTCACCAGTAATGGGTTGTGCTCCGACGCAATCCTGGGCAGATGGCTCACATGATGATCCGGAAAGGACTGAATCCACCCAGCGGTCGCGCAGGCTCTATCAAGTCTCTCCCATACTCTAGCTTGGCCTTGCTGATTGTTGCACCATGTAAACTTAGAGCCTGAAAATCCCATGTCAATCAATCCACTCAATGTCAGAAAGTCTTGGAACTCCTTGACCTTCCTCTCATATAAGAAAGGCCTCCCCCCCTCTTCTCCTGAGGATCAACAATACAGTTAAAATCACCAGCCATCAGCATAGGGTATCCCTAACTAATCAACTGAGAGGCCTCCTCCCACAGTATCCGTCTTTTTCTGAAGTCAGTACTGGCATACACCGCAGTAAGAACCCATGAAGCTCTACTGCCCTTCGAGATCACCATAACCACCTCCTGGGAGCACACATGGAACACATCCAAACTATAGGAACCCTGCATCCACGTTACAATGATACCACCCGACAACCCGCGAGACTCCACTGCATAAAATCCCCACGAGCAAGGTACCGCTCTCCTAGCTTTCTGTAGGCTCCTCCCTGATAACCGGGTCTCAAACAGCACACAAATATCTGGTCTATGCAGTTGCACAATCCTCCGAAAAGTCGGGGCAAAGGAAGGCTTCCCCGCGCCACGACAGTTCCATAACATAACCTTCATTGGGCACCCAAGGATGCATCACAACCCCCTACCCCGGGGTTGCAATCATGGAACACTGCCTCTTCTATAGCTCCTACATTCTCCAAATTTGCAGAACTCGCACCTTTT encodes:
- the LOC120108761 gene encoding uncharacterized protein LOC120108761, yielding MGVGESGACSGQVNPAGNPKASSQGLLGHLAREKGGSSSSVTKLGAGKQVASESSFINAAGGTKTEPGGGMMEGPVANGEEGGRPFLYERKVKEFQDFLTLSGLIDMGFSGSKFTWCNNQQGQARVWERLDRACATAGWIQSFPDHHVSHLPRIASEHNPLLVSTDSYIPVHSSFRFEKIWLCYPRSWEMVREAWSAPVRGDAMYRVSRRLELMRRRLRRWNREEVRDIFRRIEESEEAIARLQTQEDQRGGLADEELGDLRSLLALHDGLLRQQETFWRQKLRIQWIVEGDRNTRFFHQATVIRRHQNMIRVLRDEEGQLSEDPEMIQRIMESFFRARWTEQSTDGSLAVIPSPVGGVLEEETAALIRSVSEREIRDAVRSLKRDKAPGPDGFPPLFFQRYWMIVGRDVTTAIQQFFSTAVMAADWQRTFITLKLKRQDATEPSHFRLISLCTTLYKAIARILAVRLREGSDEKEFDGIKLDMERAYDRVRWDFLQQSLQVFGFHETWIRSLQQAVAAQEMEVYRPMVGATSISHLLFADDCLLLARSSRQVARRVNLTKSAVTFSPKTKEAVRPSILEILGVGAQEGMMTYLGVPLSGQRLRRRDCTFLKLSIRRRLEGWQMHSLSMMGRITLVRSVLTSVPIYLLTNAIIPVIVLRSLEQLFRNFIWGRCSSRGGVHLMAWDVVCLLTSLGGLGVQSLVARRKALAARHAVRFVLEPESMWSSLMRAKYGALVPRVRVGRHHSPVWREMCARAIVVLSEIRWIIGDGRSIDVLEDSWATELPICRLPTMVDSARLAGCRVNELLTLEGGRWREELIREVFGEQLAESVLSLPVSSGGGADRQCGCCRDGRGFKLEIFMP